In Mesorhizobium sp. 113-3-3, a genomic segment contains:
- a CDS encoding ABC transporter ATP-binding protein yields the protein MFSSSRRPSISGFLRPSGLLRSYKATRRFHIDLRGAAFRDVFAFTMRHWSRQPVRLPIIMIAVLVATLLDVLTPLYSGRLVNAVAQGAAADAVVWDAALAAFSMLIALALGAVVMRNIAFIAVNDFILKMMSDIASDAFHRVQRFSTDWHAKTFAGSTVRKITRGMWAFCLLNDTILLALFPSLIMLVGSSVLLGWYWPMMGLIIACGSVGYVALIIVLSLGYVAPAANLANNWDTRLGGSLADAISCNAVVKGFGAEGREDHRLAKVISKWRHRTLRTWVRGTVSAAFQGIMLLALRAALIGYALFLWSRGQATPGDIALVLGSFTVLYGYLRDVSIHVRNIQRSVNEMEELVQTYSQPPDVADVPGAKPIRITKGHIDFESVHFHYGNHWSPFYSDLSISIEAGARVGLVGPSGSGKTTFVKLIQRLYDLDAGRILIDGQDISRVTQGSLRSQIAIVQQEPLLFHRSLAENIAYGRPGASRSDVEQAARLASAHDFIARLPNGYGTLVGERGVKLSGGERQRVAIARAFLADAPILILDEATSSLDSESEVLIQKAMERLMVGRTTLVIAHRLSTVRALDRLLVFDRGCITEQGDHAALIRRDGIYRRLFERQALELTKGEWDETNVQRG from the coding sequence ATTTCGGGTTTCTTGAGACCGAGCGGCCTGCTGCGCTCTTACAAAGCCACGCGGCGTTTTCACATCGATCTACGCGGCGCCGCCTTTCGCGACGTTTTCGCCTTCACCATGCGCCACTGGAGCAGGCAACCGGTCCGGCTCCCGATCATTATGATCGCGGTGCTGGTGGCAACGCTCCTTGACGTTCTGACGCCGCTCTATTCCGGACGGCTCGTAAACGCGGTCGCCCAAGGAGCGGCAGCCGACGCCGTCGTGTGGGATGCGGCACTTGCGGCCTTTTCAATGTTGATTGCGCTCGCACTCGGCGCCGTCGTCATGCGCAACATCGCCTTCATTGCCGTCAATGACTTCATTCTGAAGATGATGTCGGACATCGCCAGCGACGCGTTCCATCGCGTCCAGCGCTTTTCGACCGATTGGCATGCGAAAACCTTCGCCGGCTCTACGGTGCGCAAGATCACGCGCGGCATGTGGGCGTTCTGCCTCCTTAACGACACGATCCTTCTTGCCTTGTTCCCGTCGCTCATCATGCTCGTGGGGTCGAGCGTTCTGCTCGGCTGGTATTGGCCGATGATGGGGCTGATCATCGCTTGCGGCTCGGTTGGCTATGTGGCGCTGATCATTGTCCTGTCGCTCGGCTATGTGGCGCCAGCCGCAAACCTCGCCAACAACTGGGATACGAGGCTTGGCGGCTCGCTTGCGGACGCGATCAGCTGTAACGCTGTGGTCAAAGGCTTCGGCGCCGAGGGGCGGGAAGATCATCGCCTGGCGAAAGTTATCTCCAAGTGGCGGCACCGCACCCTCCGGACCTGGGTGCGCGGGACGGTCAGTGCTGCATTCCAGGGGATCATGCTTCTTGCGCTGAGAGCGGCTTTGATCGGCTATGCCTTATTTTTGTGGTCGCGCGGCCAGGCTACCCCAGGTGACATCGCCTTGGTGCTCGGGTCTTTCACCGTCCTGTATGGGTACTTGCGTGATGTTTCCATACACGTGCGCAACATCCAGCGCTCTGTAAATGAGATGGAGGAACTGGTCCAAACCTACAGCCAGCCGCCCGACGTGGCCGATGTTCCGGGCGCCAAGCCGATCCGGATCACGAAGGGTCACATCGATTTTGAGAGCGTCCATTTCCACTACGGCAATCATTGGTCGCCCTTCTACAGCGACTTGTCGATTTCGATTGAGGCCGGCGCACGGGTCGGTCTGGTCGGCCCCTCTGGCTCCGGCAAGACCACCTTCGTCAAGCTCATCCAGCGGCTTTACGACCTGGATGCTGGACGAATCTTGATCGATGGGCAGGACATCTCGCGGGTGACGCAGGGCTCGCTGCGCTCCCAGATCGCGATCGTACAGCAGGAGCCCCTCCTGTTCCACCGCTCGCTGGCCGAGAACATAGCCTATGGGCGGCCGGGTGCTTCTCGGTCCGATGTCGAGCAGGCGGCGCGGCTCGCCAGCGCGCATGACTTTATTGCGCGCCTGCCGAACGGCTACGGTACGCTGGTCGGCGAGCGCGGCGTTAAGCTTTCAGGCGGCGAGCGCCAGCGTGTGGCGATAGCGCGCGCCTTCCTCGCCGATGCCCCGATCCTGATTCTGGACGAGGCGACATCAAGCCTCGACTCGGAATCGGAGGTGCTGATCCAGAAGGCGATGGAGCGGCTCATGGTCGGGCGCACCACGCTCGTCATTGCGCACCGGCTTTCGACGGTGCGGGCACTCGACCGGCTGCTTGTCTTCGACCGTGGTTGCATCACCGAGCAGGGCGACCATGCCGCGCTGATCCGTCGCGACGGCATCTACCGCCGCCTGTTCGAGCGGCAGGCCTTGGAACTGACAAAGGGGGAGTGGGATGAGACCAATGTGCAACGCGGTTGA
- a CDS encoding CCE_0567 family metalloprotein — MSDLALLQKKVRKLQSRAGAAKMELHDLAEDLPVNWTEIEAVAWKAFEVFAELDAAKEELAALENSQ; from the coding sequence ATGTCAGACCTTGCGCTGTTGCAGAAGAAGGTCCGCAAGCTGCAGTCGCGCGCGGGAGCCGCCAAGATGGAATTGCACGACCTTGCCGAGGACCTTCCGGTCAACTGGACCGAGATCGAGGCGGTCGCCTGGAAAGCCTTCGAGGTTTTTGCCGAGTTGGATGCGGCAAAGGAAGAACTCGCAGCGTTGGAGAATTCACAATGA
- the fdxB gene encoding ferredoxin III, nif-specific: MTGAFVTRDGSPWTPHYLTAIDGATCIGCGRCFKVCSREVMHLHGVDDAGEILGICAGEDDDFDGELNRMVMIVDHAGRCIGCGACGRVCPKNCQTHLAADQLAA, from the coding sequence ATGACGGGCGCTTTCGTCACCCGCGACGGCTCTCCCTGGACGCCGCACTATCTGACGGCGATCGATGGCGCGACCTGCATCGGCTGCGGCCGCTGCTTCAAGGTCTGCTCGCGCGAGGTCATGCACCTTCATGGCGTCGATGACGCAGGCGAAATCCTCGGCATCTGCGCGGGCGAGGACGACGACTTCGACGGCGAGCTCAACCGCATGGTCATGATCGTCGACCATGCCGGCCGCTGCATCGGCTGCGGCGCCTGCGGCCGCGTCTGCCCGAAGAACTGCCAGACCCACCTTGCGGCCGACCAGCTTGCTGCATGA
- a CDS encoding nitrogen fixation protein NifQ: MSWEQDQQNGATFAHHRGCFSTSQWPPTDQAAAFDRHVLACVFYLAFEEVEAGKATATEATGLSRADLRDVMTRYFPAVPVNAFALEKLTDPEPDMEEGLLRGLLIGHARPGDPASPLFAKIIARRSLRNDHLWQDLGLFNRAELSRLMARHFPALAAGNTKNMKWKKYFYRKLCEAEGLSLCTAPSCQECGDFESCFGPEEGESHLARIKNGLA, encoded by the coding sequence ATGAGCTGGGAACAAGACCAGCAGAACGGCGCCACATTCGCCCATCACCGTGGCTGTTTCAGCACCAGCCAATGGCCGCCGACAGACCAGGCGGCGGCGTTCGACCGGCATGTGCTTGCCTGTGTTTTCTACCTCGCGTTCGAGGAGGTCGAGGCCGGCAAGGCGACCGCGACCGAAGCAACCGGCCTTTCGCGTGCCGACCTGCGAGATGTCATGACACGCTATTTCCCGGCTGTTCCCGTCAACGCCTTCGCGCTGGAAAAGCTGACCGATCCCGAGCCGGATATGGAGGAAGGGCTTCTGCGCGGCTTGCTTATTGGGCATGCCAGGCCAGGCGATCCGGCGAGCCCCCTCTTCGCCAAGATCATCGCCAGGCGCAGTTTGCGCAATGACCATCTGTGGCAGGACCTTGGCCTTTTCAATCGGGCCGAACTCAGCCGCTTAATGGCCAGGCATTTCCCGGCGCTGGCGGCCGGCAACACCAAAAACATGAAATGGAAGAAGTATTTCTATCGTAAGCTCTGCGAGGCTGAAGGCCTTTCGCTATGCACCGCGCCCAGTTGTCAGGAATGCGGCGATTTCGAAAGCTGTTTTGGCCCGGAGGAAGGCGAAAGCCACTTGGCACGGATCAAGAACGGGCTCGCTTAA